In Janibacter alkaliphilus, the following proteins share a genomic window:
- a CDS encoding heavy-metal-associated domain-containing protein — MSQQTTITVTGMTCGHCVSAVTDELTAIDGVHEVDVDLVAGGDSPVTITSDGPLDALAVEAAVDEAGYAVAPR, encoded by the coding sequence ATGAGCCAGCAGACCACCATCACCGTGACCGGCATGACGTGCGGCCACTGCGTCTCCGCGGTGACCGACGAGCTCACCGCGATCGACGGCGTGCACGAGGTCGATGTCGACCTCGTCGCCGGCGGCGACAGCCCGGTGACCATCACCTCCGACGGGCCCCTGGACGCGCTCGCCGTCGAGGCCGCCGTGGACGAGGCCGGCTACGCGGTGGCCCCCCGATGA
- a CDS encoding oxygenase MpaB family protein: MRPADGLDRLRTSVAEAVRSRVGGADRSAREERVWRSEGPRWFTPDDPVWRVHKDAAMFVGGLRALVMQSLHPLAMAGVDEHSGYRGDPWGRLQRTSLYIATTTYGTAADAERMVRAIRGRHTSVVGTAPDGRGYAASDPHLLAWVHAAECHSFLVTHQEYGARPLTPAEADTYVAQLGSISERLGFDGAPRSVAGLEDVLARYRPELVGTEAARRTVRYVLDEPDLPLAARPAYTALAAGALATTPAWARSMLDLDRSRWRPAGAVGRPAGHAVTAGLRWALGAHPADRFDTGRG, from the coding sequence GTGCGTCCCGCCGATGGTCTGGACCGGCTGCGCACCAGCGTCGCCGAGGCGGTGCGCAGCCGCGTCGGCGGCGCCGACCGCAGCGCCCGCGAGGAGCGGGTGTGGCGCTCGGAGGGACCCCGCTGGTTCACCCCGGACGACCCGGTGTGGCGGGTGCACAAGGACGCGGCGATGTTCGTCGGCGGCCTGCGCGCGCTGGTGATGCAGTCGCTGCACCCGTTGGCGATGGCCGGCGTCGACGAGCACTCCGGCTACCGCGGCGACCCGTGGGGGCGGCTGCAGCGCACCAGCCTCTACATCGCCACGACGACCTACGGCACCGCCGCGGACGCCGAGCGGATGGTCCGGGCGATCCGCGGCCGGCACACCAGCGTGGTCGGTACCGCCCCCGACGGACGCGGCTACGCCGCCTCCGACCCGCACCTGCTCGCCTGGGTGCACGCCGCCGAGTGCCACTCCTTCCTCGTCACCCACCAGGAGTACGGCGCCCGACCGCTGACCCCGGCCGAGGCAGACACCTACGTCGCCCAGCTGGGCTCGATCAGCGAGCGACTCGGCTTCGACGGCGCCCCGAGGTCGGTCGCCGGGCTGGAGGATGTGCTGGCGCGCTACCGGCCCGAGCTGGTCGGCACCGAGGCCGCCCGCCGCACGGTGCGCTACGTCCTCGACGAGCCGGACCTGCCGCTGGCGGCCCGCCCCGCCTACACCGCGCTCGCCGCCGGCGCGCTGGCCACCACCCCGGCGTGGGCCCGCAGCATGCTCGACCTGGACCGCTCCCGCTGGCGACCGGCCGGCGCCGTGGGCCGCCCCGCCGGTCACGCGGTGACCGCCGGTCTGCGCTGGGCCCTGGGGGCCCACCCGGCCGACCGCTTCGATACCGGGAGGGGGTAG
- a CDS encoding transglutaminase-like domain-containing protein, with product MTDAAIVEGRPTSRRARVGATFAYATTDVRSALLSFAVAGSHEIVEEHLLVHAAGREVTPRELAGDHGTRLHVLDEVGTGWLEVTYEAIVDITVPIGDPTGREIDFDRWVFTRPSRYAESDRLAPMAARTFPGLTGVPLVEAVGRWVFENFSYVSGSSRGTDGAVETLLAGQGVCRDYAHVVVSLLRALGVPARLVSVYAPGLSPMDFHAVAEAWVDGSWHIVDATRMAPRETLVRIATGRDTADTAFLTTTGGLTTFDRQRVHASLVEGEMPEDDHESLVRLA from the coding sequence ATGACCGACGCCGCCATCGTCGAGGGACGTCCCACCAGCCGTCGTGCCCGGGTGGGCGCCACCTTCGCCTACGCCACCACCGACGTCCGCTCCGCGCTGCTCTCCTTCGCCGTCGCCGGCAGCCACGAGATCGTCGAGGAGCACCTGCTGGTGCACGCCGCCGGCCGTGAGGTCACCCCGCGCGAGCTGGCCGGCGACCACGGCACGCGGCTGCACGTCCTCGACGAGGTGGGCACCGGGTGGCTCGAGGTGACCTACGAGGCGATCGTCGACATCACCGTCCCGATCGGCGACCCGACCGGGCGGGAGATCGACTTCGACCGGTGGGTCTTCACCCGGCCCAGCCGCTACGCCGAGTCCGACCGGCTGGCGCCGATGGCGGCGCGCACCTTCCCGGGGCTGACCGGGGTGCCGCTGGTCGAGGCGGTCGGCCGGTGGGTCTTCGAGAACTTCTCCTACGTCTCCGGCAGCAGCCGCGGCACCGACGGTGCGGTGGAGACGCTGCTGGCTGGGCAGGGGGTGTGCCGGGACTACGCGCACGTCGTCGTCTCCCTGCTGCGCGCCCTCGGGGTGCCGGCCCGTCTCGTCTCGGTCTACGCGCCCGGGCTCTCGCCGATGGACTTCCACGCGGTCGCCGAGGCCTGGGTGGACGGGTCCTGGCACATCGTCGACGCGACCCGGATGGCGCCGCGGGAGACGCTGGTGCGGATCGCCACCGGTCGGGACACCGCGGACACCGCCTTCCTCACGACCACCGGCGGGCTGACCACCTTCGACCGGCAGCGGGTGCACGCCTCGCTCGTCGAGGGCGAGATGCCCGAGGACGACCACGAGAGCCTCGTCCGGCTGGCCTGA
- the pgm gene encoding phosphoglucomutase (alpha-D-glucose-1,6-bisphosphate-dependent): MSSDRAGQPAQPQDLVDLAHLVTAYYTLSPDPEDVDQQVAFGTSGHRGSSLKTSFNEAHILATTQAIVDHRRAKGVDGPLFLGRDTHALSEPAWASALEVLAANEVTVLVDSRDGYTPTPAVSHAILRANRGRTTGPGLADGIVVTPSHNPPADGGFKYNPPHGGPADSDATAQIAAAANAYLAADLDGVSRIPFARARRHAAGHDYLGDYIDDLPSVVDLAAVREAGVRIGADPLGGASVHYWGEIAERHGLDLTVVNPLVDGTWRFMTLDWDGKIRMDCSSPFAMASLIAQRERYDIATGNDADADRHGIVTPDAGLMNPNHFLAVAIQHLYGGARPGWSSGRIGKTLVSSSMIDRVAADLGKELWEVPVGFKWFVPGLLDGSVGFGGEESAGASLLRTDGSVWTTDKDGIVLALLASEILASTGRTPSQHYADLVQRHGEPAYQRVDAPADREQKARLAALDPSSVTATEVGGEPITATLTEAPGNGAAIGGLKVVTENAWFAARPSGTEDVYKIYAESFRGPEHLAQVQSEAKEVVDAALGG, from the coding sequence ATGAGCAGCGATCGGGCCGGGCAGCCGGCGCAGCCGCAGGATCTCGTCGACCTGGCCCACCTGGTCACCGCCTACTACACGCTCAGCCCCGACCCCGAGGACGTCGACCAGCAGGTCGCCTTCGGCACCTCCGGCCACCGGGGCAGCTCGCTGAAGACCTCCTTCAACGAGGCGCACATCCTGGCCACCACCCAGGCCATCGTCGACCACCGCCGAGCGAAGGGGGTGGACGGTCCCCTCTTCCTCGGCCGGGACACCCACGCCCTCTCCGAGCCGGCCTGGGCCAGCGCGCTGGAGGTGCTCGCCGCCAACGAGGTGACCGTCCTCGTCGACTCCCGGGACGGCTACACCCCGACCCCGGCGGTCAGCCACGCCATCCTGCGGGCCAACCGCGGGCGCACCACCGGTCCCGGGCTGGCCGACGGCATCGTCGTCACCCCCTCGCACAACCCGCCCGCGGACGGCGGCTTCAAGTACAACCCGCCGCACGGCGGACCCGCCGACAGCGACGCCACCGCGCAGATCGCGGCGGCGGCCAACGCCTACCTCGCCGCCGACCTCGACGGGGTCTCCCGGATCCCCTTCGCCCGGGCCCGTCGGCACGCAGCCGGTCACGACTACCTCGGCGACTACATCGACGACCTGCCGTCGGTGGTCGACCTGGCCGCGGTCCGCGAGGCGGGGGTGCGGATCGGCGCCGACCCGCTCGGCGGGGCGAGCGTGCACTACTGGGGCGAGATCGCCGAGCGGCACGGACTCGACCTCACCGTGGTCAACCCCCTGGTGGACGGCACCTGGCGCTTCATGACGCTGGACTGGGACGGCAAGATCCGGATGGACTGCAGCTCCCCCTTCGCCATGGCCTCGCTCATCGCCCAGCGGGAGCGCTACGACATCGCCACCGGCAACGACGCCGACGCCGACCGGCACGGGATCGTCACCCCGGACGCCGGGCTGATGAACCCCAACCACTTCCTCGCCGTCGCCATCCAGCACCTCTACGGCGGCGCCCGGCCGGGCTGGTCCAGCGGACGGATCGGCAAGACCCTGGTCTCCAGCTCGATGATCGACCGGGTGGCCGCCGACCTCGGCAAGGAGCTGTGGGAGGTGCCGGTCGGCTTCAAGTGGTTCGTGCCCGGGCTGCTCGACGGCTCGGTCGGCTTCGGCGGCGAGGAGTCGGCCGGCGCCTCGCTGCTGCGCACCGACGGCAGCGTGTGGACCACGGACAAGGACGGGATCGTGCTGGCGCTGCTGGCCTCGGAGATCCTCGCCAGCACCGGCCGGACCCCCTCGCAGCACTACGCCGACCTCGTGCAGCGGCACGGCGAGCCGGCCTACCAGCGGGTGGACGCCCCGGCGGACCGGGAGCAGAAGGCCCGGCTGGCCGCGCTGGACCCCTCATCGGTCACCGCCACCGAGGTCGGCGGCGAGCCGATCACCGCGACGCTGACCGAGGCGCCCGGCAACGGGGCGGCCATCGGCGGGCTGAAGGTGGTCACCGAGAACGCCTGGTTCGCCGCGCGCCCCTCGGGGACGGAGGACGTCTACAAGATCTACGCCGAGTCCTTCCGCGGCCCGGAGCACCTGGCCCAGGTGCAGTCCGAGGCCAAGGAGGTCGTCGACGCCGCGCTCGGCGGCTGA
- the ilvA gene encoding threonine ammonia-lyase IlvA codes for MTSPVTAADVERAGGLLDGVARATPLRPSPRLSEATGATVLLKREDLQPVRSYKLRGAYALIASLTDAQRAAGVVCASAGNHAQGVAYACRELGVTARVYLPRTTPRQKRERVSALGGPSVEVVVGGDVYDDASAAADEDAEATGAAIIPAFDAVQTMAGQGTIAPEIVAELGAAPDVVVVPVGGGGLLGGVATWFAERHPGTRVVGVEPAGAASMTAALAAGHPVPLAEMDGFVDGAAVRRVGDLTFAATAASGCEVTTVPEGAICVEMLALYQTEGIIAEPAGALASAALTALDLPPGATVAAVLSGGNNDVSRYADIVERALIHEGRKHYFLVEFPQEPGALRRFLDTVLGPEDDIAYFEYVKRSNRETGPALVGIELGSPDDLPALQARMDAARLTIQPIDPASPLFRFVG; via the coding sequence GTGACCTCTCCTGTGACCGCGGCCGACGTCGAGCGGGCCGGCGGGCTGCTCGACGGGGTGGCCCGGGCCACCCCGCTGCGCCCCTCCCCCCGGCTCTCCGAGGCCACCGGCGCCACCGTGCTGCTCAAGCGTGAGGACCTGCAGCCGGTGCGCTCCTACAAGCTGCGCGGCGCCTACGCGCTGATCGCCTCGCTCACCGACGCGCAGCGGGCGGCCGGGGTGGTCTGCGCCTCGGCCGGCAACCACGCCCAGGGCGTGGCCTACGCCTGCCGCGAGCTCGGGGTGACCGCCCGGGTCTACCTGCCGCGCACCACCCCGCGGCAGAAGCGCGAGCGCGTCTCCGCGCTCGGCGGCCCCTCGGTCGAGGTGGTCGTCGGCGGGGACGTCTACGACGACGCGTCCGCCGCCGCCGACGAGGACGCCGAGGCCACCGGGGCGGCGATCATCCCCGCCTTCGACGCCGTGCAGACCATGGCCGGGCAGGGGACGATCGCCCCGGAGATCGTCGCCGAGCTGGGCGCCGCGCCCGACGTCGTCGTCGTCCCGGTCGGCGGGGGCGGGCTGCTCGGCGGGGTGGCCACCTGGTTCGCCGAGCGTCACCCCGGCACCCGGGTGGTCGGCGTCGAGCCGGCCGGGGCCGCCTCGATGACCGCCGCGCTGGCCGCCGGGCACCCGGTGCCGCTGGCCGAGATGGACGGCTTCGTCGACGGCGCCGCGGTGCGCCGGGTCGGCGACCTCACCTTCGCCGCCACCGCCGCCTCCGGCTGCGAGGTGACCACCGTGCCCGAAGGCGCGATCTGCGTCGAGATGCTCGCGCTCTACCAGACCGAAGGGATCATCGCCGAGCCCGCGGGTGCGCTCGCCTCCGCGGCGCTCACCGCCCTCGACCTGCCGCCCGGGGCGACCGTGGCCGCGGTCCTCTCCGGCGGCAACAACGACGTCTCCCGCTACGCGGACATCGTCGAGCGGGCGCTGATCCACGAGGGCCGCAAGCACTACTTCCTCGTCGAGTTCCCCCAGGAGCCGGGGGCGCTGCGCCGCTTCCTCGACACCGTCCTGGGCCCGGAGGACGACATCGCCTACTTCGAGTACGTCAAGCGCAGCAACCGCGAGACCGGGCCGGCCCTGGTCGGCATCGAGCTCGGCTCGCCCGACGACCTGCCGGCCCTGCAGGCCCGGATGGACGCCGCCCGGCTGACCATCCAGCCGATCGACCCGGCCAGCCCGCTCTTCCGTTTCGTGGGCTGA
- a CDS encoding helix-turn-helix domain-containing protein: MERSRDGLPGRRRAVERAKETWSDETSSDAASSDHPEPAPVVRPEIRDSWSRSRAHLHDEPTQAPLADESETAAYFADSPLHDAVGRIESELRSAADDGDLVVAVTDPQTRILWTYGGRVMRRRAESVNFAPGGRWDEGSVGTNALDLALRMDRATTVFSAEHYAPIVHSWVCWAAPVHDPATGEQLGVLDLSTTWDRAHPVGAAAAQALARLLERELPHRGGIGAALPSAPGAPGLHLRLLGAVEGWLDGTRLLLTRRQGEILALLALAPDGMNLERLHASLYGEERVSPGTLKAEVSHLRQALGGRLLSRPYRLDLPVSSDVERVRAALARGDVAAAVAAYGGDLVPGTNSPRLAETAEYLAVAVREALLGDPRPEAVVRYAEIAPYDTEVVERALSALGERPHPARAELAARLAAGD; encoded by the coding sequence ATGGAGCGCTCCCGCGACGGTCTGCCCGGCAGACGCCGCGCGGTCGAGCGTGCCAAGGAGACCTGGAGCGACGAGACCTCCAGCGACGCGGCCTCGAGCGACCATCCGGAGCCCGCGCCCGTGGTCCGCCCGGAGATCCGGGACTCGTGGTCGCGCTCGCGGGCTCACCTGCACGACGAGCCCACCCAGGCCCCGTTGGCCGACGAGTCGGAGACGGCCGCCTACTTCGCGGACTCGCCGCTGCACGACGCCGTCGGCCGGATCGAGTCCGAGCTGCGCTCCGCCGCCGACGACGGCGACCTCGTGGTGGCGGTCACCGACCCGCAGACCCGCATCCTGTGGACCTACGGCGGGCGGGTGATGCGCCGCCGCGCGGAGAGCGTCAACTTCGCCCCGGGCGGCCGCTGGGACGAAGGGAGCGTCGGCACCAACGCCCTCGACCTCGCGCTGCGCATGGACCGGGCGACCACGGTCTTCTCCGCCGAGCACTACGCCCCGATCGTGCACTCCTGGGTGTGCTGGGCCGCACCGGTGCACGACCCTGCCACCGGCGAGCAGCTCGGCGTGCTCGACCTCTCCACCACCTGGGACCGGGCCCACCCGGTGGGCGCGGCCGCCGCCCAGGCGCTGGCCCGGCTGCTGGAGCGCGAGCTGCCGCACCGCGGCGGTATCGGCGCCGCGCTGCCCTCTGCACCCGGCGCGCCGGGGCTGCACCTGCGGCTGCTCGGTGCGGTCGAGGGCTGGCTGGACGGCACCCGGCTGCTGCTGACCCGCCGCCAGGGCGAGATCCTCGCGCTGCTCGCGCTGGCCCCCGACGGGATGAACCTCGAGCGCCTGCACGCCAGCCTCTACGGCGAGGAGCGGGTCTCCCCCGGCACCCTCAAGGCCGAGGTCTCGCACCTGCGGCAGGCCCTCGGCGGTCGGCTGCTCTCCCGCCCCTACCGCCTCGACCTGCCGGTCAGCAGCGACGTCGAGCGGGTGCGCGCCGCGCTCGCCCGTGGCGACGTCGCCGCGGCAGTGGCCGCCTACGGCGGCGACCTCGTGCCCGGGACCAACTCGCCGAGGCTCGCCGAGACCGCCGAGTACCTGGCGGTGGCGGTGCGCGAGGCGCTGCTCGGCGACCCACGCCCCGAGGCGGTCGTACGCTACGCCGAGATCGCCCCCTACGACACCGAGGTGGTCGAGCGTGCGCTGAGCGCGCTCGGCGAGCGCCCGCACCCGGCCCGGGCCGAGCTGGCCGCCCGGCTGGCCGCCGGCGACTGA
- a CDS encoding metal-sensitive transcriptional regulator, producing MAGYTGSKDEYLTRLRRVEGQVRGIARMVEDDEYCIDILTQVSAATKALQAVSLGLLEDHVGHCVVDAARTSDEAAAEKVAEAGAAIARLVRS from the coding sequence ATGGCGGGTTACACCGGCAGCAAGGACGAGTACCTCACGAGGTTGCGGCGGGTCGAGGGCCAGGTCCGCGGGATCGCCCGGATGGTCGAGGACGATGAGTACTGCATCGACATCCTCACCCAGGTGAGTGCCGCCACCAAGGCGCTGCAGGCGGTCAGCCTGGGCCTGCTCGAGGACCACGTCGGCCACTGCGTGGTCGACGCGGCCCGTACCTCCGACGAGGCCGCCGCGGAGAAGGTGGCCGAGGCCGGCGCCGCCATCGCGCGCCTGGTCCGCTCCTGA
- the exaC gene encoding acetaldehyde dehydrogenase ExaC: protein MPVFPQPGSSESTVQVKDQYDHFIGGEWVAPVKGDYFENPTPVTGQVFTRVGRGTSEDIDAAIEAGHKAADAWGATSPTERSNILLKIADIMEANLQDLAVAETWDNGKAVRETMAADIPLAIDHFRYFAGCIRAQEGGISEIDGDTYAYHFHEPLGVVGQIIPWNFPILMGVWKLAPALAAGNCVVLKPAEQTPWSILKLVELIADVLPAGVLNVVNGFGAEAGKPLASSPRIAKVAFTGETTTGRLIMQYASQNIIPVTLELGGKSPNIFFDNVASEQDAFYDKALEGFTMFALNQGEICTCPSRALVQESIYDQFIGDAIPRVEAVKQGNPLDTDTMMGAQASNDQFEKIMSYLDIGRQEGAEVLTGGDKLELEGDLAGGYYIQPTVFAGKNTMRIFQEEIFGPVVSLTSFRDEAESLEIANDTLYGLGAGVWSRDGSQAFRMGRGIKAGRVWTNCYHQYPAHAAFGGYKQSGIGRENHKMMLDHYQQTKNLLVSYSPDKLGFF, encoded by the coding sequence ATGCCCGTCTTCCCCCAGCCCGGGAGCTCCGAGTCGACCGTCCAGGTCAAGGACCAGTACGACCACTTCATCGGTGGTGAGTGGGTCGCCCCGGTCAAGGGCGACTACTTCGAGAACCCCACCCCGGTGACCGGCCAGGTCTTCACCCGGGTCGGCCGCGGCACCTCCGAGGACATCGACGCCGCGATCGAGGCCGGCCACAAGGCCGCCGACGCCTGGGGCGCCACCTCGCCCACCGAGCGGTCCAACATCCTGCTGAAGATCGCCGACATCATGGAGGCCAACCTCCAGGACCTCGCGGTCGCCGAGACCTGGGACAACGGCAAGGCCGTCCGCGAGACGATGGCCGCCGACATCCCGCTGGCCATCGACCACTTCCGCTACTTCGCCGGGTGCATCCGCGCCCAGGAGGGCGGGATCAGCGAGATCGACGGTGACACCTACGCCTACCACTTCCACGAGCCGCTCGGCGTCGTCGGCCAGATCATCCCGTGGAACTTCCCCATCCTCATGGGTGTGTGGAAGCTCGCCCCGGCGCTGGCCGCCGGCAACTGCGTGGTGCTCAAGCCCGCCGAGCAGACCCCCTGGTCGATCCTCAAGCTCGTCGAGCTCATCGCCGACGTGCTCCCGGCCGGGGTGCTCAACGTCGTCAACGGCTTCGGCGCCGAGGCCGGCAAGCCGCTGGCCTCCAGCCCGCGGATCGCCAAGGTCGCCTTCACCGGCGAGACCACCACCGGCCGGCTGATCATGCAGTACGCCAGCCAGAACATCATCCCGGTGACCCTCGAGCTCGGCGGCAAGAGCCCGAACATCTTCTTCGACAACGTCGCCAGCGAGCAGGACGCCTTCTACGACAAGGCGCTCGAGGGCTTCACGATGTTCGCGCTCAACCAGGGCGAGATCTGCACCTGCCCCTCGCGCGCGCTGGTCCAGGAGTCGATCTACGACCAGTTCATCGGCGACGCCATCCCGCGGGTCGAGGCGGTCAAGCAGGGCAACCCGCTGGACACCGACACGATGATGGGCGCCCAGGCGAGCAACGACCAGTTCGAGAAGATCATGAGCTACCTCGACATCGGTCGGCAGGAGGGCGCCGAGGTGCTCACCGGTGGCGACAAGCTCGAGCTCGAAGGGGACCTGGCCGGCGGCTACTACATCCAGCCGACCGTCTTCGCCGGGAAGAACACCATGCGGATCTTCCAGGAGGAGATCTTCGGCCCGGTGGTCTCGCTGACCTCCTTCCGGGACGAGGCCGAGTCGCTGGAGATCGCCAACGACACCCTCTACGGCCTCGGCGCCGGGGTGTGGAGCCGCGACGGCAGCCAGGCCTTCCGGATGGGCCGCGGCATCAAGGCCGGCCGGGTGTGGACCAACTGCTACCACCAGTACCCGGCGCACGCCGCCTTCGGCGGGTACAAGCAGTCCGGCATCGGCCGGGAGAACCACAAGATGATGCTGGACCACTACCAGCAGACGAAGAACCTGCTGGTCAGCTACAGCCCGGACAAGCTCGGCTTCTTCTGA
- a CDS encoding YbaK/EbsC family protein produces the protein MSAEGTLTWTSAHQHPELLAAPVAAAIDAVPSARVAEIDPGLADTAAFCEAYGSAPEHSANCVVVAGRRGGEVRRAAVLVLATDRADINNVVRRHLDVRKISFAPMDEAVELTGMEYGGITPVGLPEGWPVLIDEGVLAAGDVVIGSGLRASKLLVAAAELAAQPGAEVLDLAIG, from the coding sequence ATGAGCGCCGAAGGCACCCTGACCTGGACGTCCGCGCACCAGCACCCGGAACTGCTGGCCGCGCCGGTCGCGGCCGCGATCGATGCGGTGCCGTCGGCCCGGGTCGCCGAGATCGACCCCGGGCTGGCCGACACGGCGGCCTTCTGCGAGGCGTACGGCTCGGCGCCGGAGCACTCGGCCAACTGCGTGGTGGTCGCCGGTCGGCGCGGCGGCGAGGTGCGCCGGGCCGCGGTGCTCGTGCTGGCGACCGACCGGGCCGACATCAACAACGTCGTCCGCCGCCACCTGGACGTCCGCAAGATCTCCTTCGCCCCGATGGACGAGGCGGTCGAGCTGACCGGGATGGAGTACGGCGGGATCACCCCGGTCGGGCTGCCCGAGGGGTGGCCGGTACTGATCGACGAGGGGGTGCTGGCCGCCGGGGACGTCGTCATCGGCTCCGGGCTGCGGGCCAGCAAGCTGCTCGTCGCCGCCGCCGAGCTGGCTGCGCAGCCGGGTGCCGAGGTGCTGGACCTGGCGATCGGCTGA
- a CDS encoding CbiQ family ECF transporter T component: MNLVGVYRAGSSWLHRTPAGVKVGALVLISIGALLVDSPWIAAGLLLASLAVLLSARVDLRLLRRPLVVLLLLGLSLALFMWWQQGAGAAVVAVSRLLTLALLAWTVSMTTRVSDMLSVLLRVLAPLRRVGVDPARVGMTIALAVRSVPLLLATVSTAQQARQARGQGRSLTALGVPVVVRSARIADELGDALVARGYDPDED; the protein is encoded by the coding sequence GTGAACCTCGTCGGGGTCTACCGGGCCGGCAGCTCCTGGCTGCACCGGACCCCGGCCGGGGTCAAGGTCGGTGCCCTGGTGCTCATCTCGATCGGCGCGCTGCTCGTCGACTCCCCGTGGATCGCTGCCGGCCTGCTGCTCGCCTCGCTGGCGGTGCTGCTCAGCGCCCGGGTCGACCTGCGGCTGCTGCGCCGGCCCCTGGTCGTGCTGCTGCTGCTCGGGCTCTCGCTGGCGCTCTTCATGTGGTGGCAGCAGGGCGCGGGCGCCGCGGTGGTGGCGGTCAGCCGGCTGCTCACCCTCGCGCTGCTGGCCTGGACGGTGTCGATGACCACCCGGGTCAGCGACATGCTGAGCGTGCTGCTGCGGGTGCTGGCGCCGCTGCGCAGGGTCGGGGTGGACCCGGCCCGGGTCGGGATGACGATCGCCCTGGCGGTGCGCAGCGTGCCGCTGCTGCTGGCCACCGTCAGCACCGCGCAGCAGGCGCGGCAGGCGCGGGGTCAGGGCCGCTCGCTGACCGCGCTCGGGGTGCCCGTCGTGGTGCGCTCGGCGCGGATCGCCGACGAGCTGGGCGACGCCCTGGTGGCCCGCGGCTACGACCCCGACGAGGACTGA
- a CDS encoding DUF779 domain-containing protein, which translates to MSDRVTLSPAAAELVEKLEGTHGPLMFHQSGGCCDGSAPMCYPAGEFMTGDADVLLGTLEAGSATPVEFWMSASQYEYWKHTALTVDVVPGRGSGFSVEAPEGVRFLIRSRLMTEDEMREHQLL; encoded by the coding sequence ATGTCCGACCGGGTCACGCTCAGCCCCGCCGCCGCCGAGCTCGTCGAGAAGCTCGAGGGCACCCACGGGCCGCTGATGTTCCACCAGTCCGGCGGCTGCTGCGACGGCTCCGCCCCGATGTGCTACCCGGCCGGGGAGTTCATGACCGGGGACGCCGACGTGCTGCTCGGCACGCTGGAGGCCGGATCAGCCACCCCGGTGGAGTTCTGGATGAGCGCCAGCCAGTACGAGTACTGGAAGCACACCGCGCTGACGGTGGACGTCGTGCCCGGTCGCGGCTCCGGCTTCTCCGTGGAGGCCCCCGAGGGGGTGCGCTTCCTCATCCGCTCCCGGCTGATGACCGAGGACGAGATGCGCGAGCACCAGCTGCTCTGA